In one Tripterygium wilfordii isolate XIE 37 chromosome 22, ASM1340144v1, whole genome shotgun sequence genomic region, the following are encoded:
- the LOC119992266 gene encoding auxin-induced protein 15A-like encodes MGFRLPSVIAKQILRWSYTSIDVPKGFLAIYVGSETQKKRFVVPVSYLKQPSFLDFLSKAEEEFGYNHSMGGLTIPCTEGTFIDVISSLGTS; translated from the coding sequence atgggCTTTCGGCTACCTAGTGTTATTGCTAAGCAGATTCTGAGATGGTCTTACACATCTATAGATGTACCAAAAGGTTTCCTAGCTATATATGTTGGGTCAGAGACACAGAAGAAGAGATTTGTGGTTCCAGTATCTTATTTGAAACAGCCTTCATTTCTAGATTTTCTAAGTAAAGCTGAGGAAGAGTTTGGTTACAATCACTCAATGGGTGGTTTGACAATTCCTTGCACAGAAGGCACCTTCATTGATGTCATTTCTAGCTTAGGAACATCATAG